In one window of Paracoccus saliphilus DNA:
- a CDS encoding ABC transporter substrate-binding protein — MKKLLLATAATALAAGVTSAEEIKLGTSLGFTGPLESMAPAMQAGAELAVKEVSESGLLLDGSTVTLVQGDSTCADAAAATATVERLITAEGVKGIVGGMCSGETIASLENVAVPNGIVMISPSATSPALSEIEDEGLFFRTSPSDARQGEVMADIIMEKGLETVAVTYTNNDYGKGLAESFQAAFEEKGGSVTVNSAHEDGKADYSAEVAALAASGGEALVVAGYVDQGGSGVVRAALDTGAFDTFVFPDGMVGQALVDNFGTEIDGSFGQNPAAEGEGRDTFVSMAEEAGFDGTGAFSAEAYDAAALMLLGMAAAGSSDPNAYKEAIMDIANEPGEKILPGELAKGLEVLNGGGDIDYVGATSVELVGAGESAGIYREVAFTDGAMEVIGYR; from the coding sequence ATGAAAAAACTTCTTCTCGCAACCGCCGCAACGGCTCTTGCAGCGGGCGTAACCAGTGCTGAGGAAATCAAGCTGGGAACCTCTCTCGGCTTTACCGGACCGCTGGAATCCATGGCGCCCGCGATGCAGGCCGGGGCCGAGCTCGCCGTCAAGGAGGTCAGCGAATCCGGACTGCTGCTGGACGGTTCGACCGTGACGCTGGTCCAGGGCGATTCGACCTGCGCGGACGCCGCCGCCGCGACCGCAACCGTGGAGCGCCTGATTACGGCCGAAGGCGTGAAGGGCATCGTCGGCGGGATGTGCTCGGGCGAAACCATCGCCTCGCTGGAAAACGTGGCCGTGCCTAACGGCATCGTCATGATCTCGCCTTCGGCCACCTCGCCCGCATTGTCCGAGATCGAGGATGAAGGACTGTTCTTCCGCACCTCGCCGTCGGACGCACGTCAGGGCGAAGTGATGGCAGATATCATCATGGAGAAGGGTCTCGAAACCGTTGCCGTGACCTATACCAACAATGATTACGGCAAGGGGCTCGCCGAAAGTTTCCAGGCCGCGTTCGAGGAAAAGGGCGGCTCCGTGACCGTCAATTCCGCCCATGAGGACGGCAAGGCCGACTATTCTGCCGAGGTGGCCGCGCTGGCCGCATCCGGGGGCGAGGCTCTCGTCGTGGCCGGTTACGTCGATCAGGGAGGCTCGGGCGTTGTGCGCGCCGCACTGGATACCGGCGCGTTTGACACTTTCGTCTTCCCCGACGGCATGGTCGGTCAGGCATTGGTCGACAATTTCGGCACCGAGATCGACGGCAGCTTCGGACAGAACCCCGCTGCTGAAGGCGAAGGCCGCGACACCTTTGTCTCGATGGCCGAAGAGGCGGGTTTCGACGGCACCGGCGCATTCTCGGCCGAGGCTTATGATGCTGCGGCCTTGATGCTGTTGGGCATGGCCGCCGCCGGCTCCAGCGATCCGAACGCCTACAAGGAAGCGATCATGGATATCGCCAACGAGCCGGGCGAGAAAATCCTGCCGGGCGAACTCGCCAAGGGCCTGGAGGTCCTCAATGGCGGCGGCGATATCGACTATGTCGGCGCCACCTCGGTCGAACTTGTCGGCGCGGGTGAATCGGCG